In Streptomyces sp. NBC_01408, one DNA window encodes the following:
- the ssd gene encoding septum site-determining protein Ssd, whose amino-acid sequence MTQSAVAGRSRPPVGPGPAAPGGGRPLIITEDPLLLDDLLRLCAAAGAEPHVHHTMPEQSASGDGSVASVASDEQPGAGRGGTALAGTAVGSIGSVGWESAPLVLVGDDAARRVRGAPRRDGVFLVGRDLDDPQVWQRAVEIGAQEVLRLPDAEGLLVDRIADVVEGAGRPALAVGVIGGSGGAGASTLACALALRAARTGERTILIDGDPLGGGMDVLLGGEAAEGLRWPDFAGSRGRVGAGALEESLPELHALRVLSWDRGDRVVVPPAAMRSVVAAARRRGGVVVVDLPRRVDEAVAEVLAQLDLVLMVVPGELRAVAAAGRVAAGVRMVARDVRVVVRGRSPGGLEPEAVAGLLGAPLAGEVPVEVGLPGRVAEGEPPGSEGRGALARFCDGFWRRALGSAQGVPA is encoded by the coding sequence ATGACGCAGTCCGCGGTGGCGGGCCGGAGCAGGCCGCCGGTCGGGCCGGGCCCGGCGGCGCCGGGTGGCGGGCGGCCTCTGATCATCACCGAGGATCCCCTGCTCCTCGACGACCTGCTGCGGCTGTGCGCCGCCGCGGGTGCCGAACCACATGTGCACCACACGATGCCGGAGCAAAGCGCGAGCGGTGACGGAAGCGTCGCAAGCGTCGCCAGTGACGAGCAACCGGGGGCGGGGCGCGGCGGAACTGCCCTGGCCGGCACGGCGGTCGGGAGCATCGGGAGCGTTGGCTGGGAGTCCGCCCCGCTCGTACTGGTCGGGGACGACGCCGCCCGGCGGGTGCGCGGGGCGCCCCGCCGGGACGGGGTGTTCCTCGTCGGCCGGGACCTGGATGACCCCCAGGTGTGGCAGCGGGCCGTGGAGATCGGCGCGCAGGAGGTGCTCCGGCTGCCCGATGCCGAGGGGCTGCTCGTCGACCGGATCGCCGACGTGGTCGAGGGCGCCGGGCGTCCGGCTCTCGCCGTCGGGGTGATCGGCGGCAGCGGCGGGGCGGGAGCCTCCACCCTCGCCTGCGCCCTCGCCCTCCGGGCCGCCCGCACCGGGGAGCGGACCATCCTCATCGACGGCGACCCGCTCGGCGGGGGCATGGACGTACTGCTCGGCGGCGAGGCCGCGGAAGGGCTGCGCTGGCCCGACTTCGCGGGCTCGCGGGGGCGGGTCGGCGCCGGGGCCCTGGAGGAGTCCTTGCCCGAACTGCACGCGCTGAGGGTGCTCAGCTGGGACCGCGGGGACCGGGTCGTGGTGCCGCCCGCCGCGATGCGCTCGGTGGTGGCCGCCGCGCGCCGCCGGGGCGGGGTCGTGGTGGTCGACCTGCCCCGGCGGGTCGACGAAGCCGTGGCCGAGGTGCTGGCGCAGCTGGACCTGGTGCTGATGGTGGTGCCGGGCGAGTTGCGGGCCGTTGCCGCGGCGGGCCGGGTGGCGGCCGGGGTGCGGATGGTGGCCCGGGACGTACGCGTCGTCGTACGGGGCCGCTCCCCGGGCGGGCTCGAGCCCGAAGCCGTGGCGGGCCTGCTGGGGGCGCCGCTGGCCGGCGAGGTACCGGTCGAGGTGGGGCTCCCCGGGCGGGTGGCCGAGGGGGAACCGCCGGGGTCCGAAGGGCGGGGCGCGCTGGCCCGGTTCTGCGACGGCTTCTGGCGGCGGGCGCTCGGCTCCGCCCAGGGGGTGCCGGCATGA
- the acs gene encoding acetate--CoA ligase, producing the protein MPGDTTDTLGKGDVVSNESLANLLKEERRFAPPADLAAAANVTQAAYTQADADRLGFWAEQARRLTWATEPTETLDWSNPPFAKWFADGKLNVAYNCVDRHVEAGNGDRVALHFEGEPGDSRAITYAELKDEVSKAANALTELGVVAGDRVAVYLPMIPEAVVAMLACARVGAAHSVVFGGFSADAVASRIQDADAKLVITADGGYRRGKPSALKPAIDEAVAKCPQVEHVLVVRRTGQDTAFTEGRDVWWHDVVGRQSAEHTPQAFDAEHPLFILYTSGTTGKPKGILHTSGGYLTQAAYTHHAVFDLKPETDVYWCTADIGWVTGHSYIVYGPLANGATQVMYEGTPDTPHQGRFWEVVQKYGVTILYTAPTAIRTFMKWGDDIPAKFDLSSLRVLGSVGEPINPEAWIWYRKHIGGDRCPIVDTWWQTETGAMMISPLPGVTETKPGSAQRALPGISATVVDDEANEVPNGGGGYLVLTEPWPSMLRTIWGDDQRFLDTYWSRFEGKYFAGDGAKKDEDGDIWLLGRVDDVMLVSGHNISTTEVESALVSHPAVAEAAVVGANDETTGQAIVAFVILRGSASETDTLVGELRNHVGATLGPIAKPKRILPVQELPKTRSGKIMRRLLRDVAENRAVGDVTTLADSSVMDLIQSKLPAAGSED; encoded by the coding sequence ATGCCCGGGGACACAACGGACACCCTGGGAAAGGGAGATGTCGTGAGCAATGAGAGCCTGGCCAATCTGCTCAAGGAGGAGCGGCGGTTCGCACCGCCTGCCGATCTGGCCGCCGCTGCCAACGTGACACAGGCTGCGTACACACAGGCCGACGCGGACCGGCTGGGCTTCTGGGCCGAGCAGGCGCGGCGGCTGACCTGGGCCACCGAGCCGACCGAGACGCTCGACTGGAGCAACCCGCCCTTCGCGAAGTGGTTCGCGGACGGCAAGCTGAACGTCGCGTACAACTGCGTGGACCGCCACGTCGAGGCCGGCAACGGCGACCGCGTCGCCCTCCACTTCGAGGGCGAGCCCGGCGACAGCCGCGCGATCACCTACGCCGAGCTCAAGGACGAGGTCTCCAAGGCCGCCAACGCCCTGACCGAGCTGGGTGTCGTGGCCGGCGACCGCGTCGCCGTGTACCTGCCGATGATCCCCGAGGCGGTCGTCGCGATGCTCGCGTGCGCCCGCGTCGGCGCCGCGCACTCCGTGGTCTTCGGCGGCTTCTCGGCCGACGCCGTCGCCTCCCGCATCCAGGACGCCGACGCCAAGCTGGTCATCACCGCCGACGGCGGCTACCGCCGCGGCAAGCCCAGCGCCCTCAAGCCCGCCATCGACGAGGCCGTCGCCAAGTGCCCGCAGGTCGAGCACGTCCTCGTCGTACGCCGCACCGGCCAGGACACCGCCTTCACCGAGGGCCGCGACGTCTGGTGGCACGACGTGGTCGGCCGCCAGTCCGCCGAGCACACCCCGCAGGCCTTCGACGCGGAGCACCCGCTCTTCATCCTCTACACCTCGGGGACCACGGGTAAGCCGAAGGGCATCCTGCACACCTCGGGCGGCTACCTCACGCAGGCCGCGTACACCCACCACGCGGTCTTCGACCTGAAGCCGGAGACCGACGTCTACTGGTGCACCGCCGACATCGGCTGGGTGACCGGGCACTCGTACATCGTCTACGGGCCGCTCGCCAACGGCGCCACCCAGGTGATGTACGAGGGCACGCCGGACACCCCGCACCAGGGCCGGTTCTGGGAGGTCGTGCAGAAGTACGGCGTCACCATCCTCTACACGGCGCCCACGGCCATCCGTACGTTCATGAAGTGGGGCGACGACATCCCGGCGAAGTTCGACCTGTCGAGCCTGCGCGTGCTGGGCTCGGTCGGCGAGCCGATCAACCCCGAGGCCTGGATCTGGTACCGCAAGCACATCGGCGGCGACCGCTGCCCGATCGTGGACACCTGGTGGCAGACCGAGACCGGCGCGATGATGATCTCCCCGCTGCCGGGTGTCACCGAGACCAAGCCGGGCTCCGCCCAGCGCGCGCTGCCCGGAATCTCCGCCACCGTCGTGGACGACGAGGCGAACGAGGTCCCGAACGGCGGAGGCGGCTACCTGGTCCTCACCGAGCCGTGGCCGTCGATGCTGCGCACCATCTGGGGCGACGACCAGCGGTTCCTCGACACCTACTGGTCGCGCTTCGAGGGCAAGTACTTCGCGGGCGACGGCGCCAAGAAGGACGAGGACGGCGACATCTGGCTGCTCGGCCGGGTGGACGACGTGATGCTGGTATCCGGCCACAACATCTCGACCACCGAGGTGGAGTCGGCGCTCGTGTCGCACCCCGCGGTCGCCGAGGCGGCCGTGGTCGGCGCCAACGACGAGACCACGGGCCAGGCCATCGTGGCCTTCGTCATCCTGCGCGGCAGCGCCTCCGAGACCGACACCCTGGTCGGGGAGCTCCGCAACCACGTGGGCGCCACGCTCGGCCCGATCGCCAAGCCGAAGCGGATCCTGCCGGTCCAGGAGCTGCCGAAGACCCGCTCGGGCAAGATCATGCGCCGCCTGCTGCGCGACGTGGCAGAGAACCGCGCCGTCGGCGACGTCACCACGCTCGCCGACTCCTCCGTCATGGACCTGATCCAGAGCAAGCTGCCGGCCGCCGGCAGCGAGGACTGA
- a CDS encoding type II secretion system F family protein: MSGGAALPLPVFAGVLCAGAAAWTAAGGDRVSRRARVVLAGGAPALPGGPERWDRLVIAVRVRAARWREWAPLGAGLVLALLGGSVIPLAAGAAAVPLVRRWLRVRERERARVARAAEVVALCGAAVGELRAGAQPGQAMTAAMRRTVSGAGGPGAAEAGVLAAAAFGGDVPGALRQAAREPGAEGLAGMAACWRVSVDGGAGLAAGLDRLEGALRAERDREESLRAQLAGARSTAVVLALLPLVGLLIGTGLGADPLRVLLHTPMGWGCLLAGVLLEALGLLWCRRIVRVGER; encoded by the coding sequence GTGAGCGGCGGGGCGGCCCTGCCCCTGCCCGTGTTCGCCGGGGTGCTGTGTGCCGGGGCGGCCGCCTGGACGGCGGCCGGGGGAGACCGGGTGTCGCGGCGGGCCCGGGTGGTGCTGGCCGGGGGTGCCCCGGCGCTGCCCGGCGGGCCGGAGCGCTGGGACCGGCTGGTGATCGCCGTACGGGTGCGGGCCGCGCGGTGGCGGGAGTGGGCCCCGCTGGGGGCCGGGCTGGTGCTCGCGCTGCTGGGCGGGTCGGTGATCCCGCTGGCCGCCGGTGCGGCGGCGGTGCCACTGGTCCGGCGGTGGCTGCGCGTACGGGAGCGGGAGCGGGCCCGGGTCGCGCGGGCGGCCGAGGTGGTGGCCCTGTGCGGGGCGGCGGTGGGCGAGCTGCGGGCCGGGGCGCAGCCCGGGCAGGCGATGACCGCGGCGATGCGCCGGACGGTCTCGGGCGCGGGCGGGCCGGGAGCGGCTGAGGCGGGCGTCCTGGCCGCCGCGGCGTTCGGCGGGGACGTGCCGGGGGCACTGCGCCAGGCGGCGCGGGAGCCCGGCGCGGAGGGGCTGGCCGGGATGGCCGCCTGCTGGCGGGTGTCGGTGGACGGCGGCGCGGGCCTGGCCGCCGGTCTGGACCGGCTGGAGGGGGCGCTGCGGGCCGAGCGGGACCGGGAGGAGTCGCTGCGGGCCCAGCTGGCGGGAGCCAGGTCCACGGCGGTCGTGCTCGCCCTGCTGCCCCTCGTGGGCCTGCTGATCGGTACGGGGCTGGGGGCGGATCCGCTGCGGGTGCTGCTGCACACCCCTATGGGGTGGGGGTGCCTGCTGGCCGGGGTGCTGCTGGAGGCGCTGGGGCTGCTGTGGTGCCGACGGATCGTCCGGGTGGGGGAGCGGTGA
- a CDS encoding SulP family inorganic anion transporter — MTATSPTTPKNKAVRSDLPADLPADLSASVAVFLIALPLSLGIALATGAPLQAGLVAAAVGGIVAGRLGGAPLQVSGPAAGLTVVTAELIQHYGWRTTCAITVLAGLCQLGLAFLRTARSALMVSPAIVHGMLAGIGVTIALAQLHIVLGGTPQSSAVANVVGLPGQLADLHPAALGVSVLTLVVLLGWPRLPGRAGGALRKVPAALAAVATATAFATLAGLTLPRVDLPSWRSHALPELPQGPLLGIIAAVLTITLVGSVESLLSAVATDKLIGSERSSAGRPPRADLNRELRGQGAANIVSGALGGLPVTGVAVRSVANVKAGATSRRSAMLHGFWVLLAAGLLVPVLDLIPLAALAALVMAVGVQMVSITHLRSVTRHGEVLVYGTTIAAVVLGGVLEGVAIGIAVAVALALHRLARTRITLEKQDSGVHRVWARGQLTFLAVPRLSRVLNQIPHDAPAVVELDGSFMDHAAYETLQDWQDSHRAHGGSVEVTGRSGARTSEGDWRPAPRGTHQCCRPWTPWQNHCDHRPAHARTAAAPAQAQAQAPASAATAAQAAAAAEHPAPAPLRRGAGQLANGIGTFQRDTAPLVRDELARLAREGQRPSQLFLTCADSRLVTSMITASGPGDLFTVRNVGNLVPLPGAESTDDSVAAAIEYAVDVLKVDSITVCGHSGCGAMQALLNSSPTTPMTPLRRWLRHGLPSLERMGSRHHAWARIAGRLPADAVEQLCLTNVVQQLEHLRAHESVARRLAEGTLELHGMYFHVGEAQAYLLSEGEDFFDCRVFDSVGQNA; from the coding sequence ATGACAGCCACCTCACCCACCACCCCCAAGAACAAAGCCGTCCGATCAGATCTCCCCGCCGACCTCCCCGCCGACCTCTCCGCCTCCGTAGCCGTCTTCCTGATCGCGCTGCCGCTCTCCCTCGGCATCGCCCTCGCCACCGGGGCCCCGCTCCAGGCGGGACTGGTCGCCGCGGCGGTCGGCGGAATCGTGGCCGGGCGGCTCGGCGGGGCTCCGCTCCAGGTGAGCGGGCCCGCCGCCGGACTCACCGTCGTCACCGCCGAGTTGATCCAGCACTACGGCTGGCGCACCACCTGCGCCATCACCGTGCTCGCCGGGCTGTGCCAGCTCGGCCTCGCCTTCCTGCGGACCGCCCGGTCGGCACTCATGGTGAGCCCGGCCATCGTGCACGGGATGCTGGCGGGCATCGGCGTGACCATCGCGCTGGCCCAGCTGCACATCGTGCTCGGCGGTACCCCGCAGAGCTCCGCCGTGGCCAACGTCGTCGGGCTGCCAGGCCAGTTGGCCGACCTGCACCCGGCCGCGCTCGGCGTCAGCGTGCTGACGCTGGTCGTCCTGCTCGGCTGGCCCCGGCTGCCCGGGCGGGCGGGCGGCGCCCTGCGCAAGGTGCCGGCCGCGCTCGCCGCCGTCGCCACGGCCACGGCCTTCGCCACACTCGCCGGGCTCACCCTGCCCCGCGTGGACCTGCCGTCCTGGCGCAGCCACGCCCTGCCCGAGCTGCCGCAGGGGCCGCTCCTCGGCATCATCGCCGCCGTACTGACCATCACCCTGGTCGGGAGCGTCGAGTCCCTGCTGTCCGCGGTCGCGACCGACAAACTGATCGGCTCCGAGCGGAGTTCGGCCGGCCGGCCGCCGCGCGCCGACCTCAACCGGGAACTGCGGGGCCAGGGCGCGGCGAACATCGTCTCGGGGGCCCTCGGCGGGCTGCCCGTCACGGGCGTGGCCGTCCGCAGCGTGGCGAACGTCAAGGCCGGTGCGACCAGCCGCAGGTCGGCGATGCTCCACGGATTCTGGGTGCTGCTCGCGGCCGGCCTGCTGGTCCCGGTCCTCGACCTGATCCCGCTCGCCGCGCTGGCCGCCCTGGTGATGGCCGTGGGCGTGCAGATGGTCAGCATCACGCACCTGCGCAGCGTCACCCGGCACGGCGAGGTCCTGGTCTACGGCACGACCATCGCGGCCGTGGTGCTCGGCGGGGTCCTGGAGGGCGTCGCCATCGGCATCGCGGTGGCCGTCGCCCTGGCCCTGCACCGCCTCGCCCGGACCCGGATCACGCTGGAGAAGCAGGACAGCGGGGTCCACCGGGTGTGGGCGCGCGGGCAGTTGACCTTCCTCGCGGTACCCCGGCTGAGCCGGGTGCTGAACCAGATTCCGCACGACGCGCCCGCGGTGGTGGAGCTGGACGGTTCGTTCATGGACCACGCGGCGTACGAAACCCTCCAGGACTGGCAGGACTCCCATCGTGCGCACGGGGGTTCGGTGGAGGTCACCGGCCGCTCCGGAGCCCGCACCTCGGAGGGCGACTGGCGGCCCGCCCCACGCGGAACACACCAGTGCTGCCGGCCCTGGACCCCGTGGCAGAACCACTGCGACCACCGGCCCGCGCACGCCCGTACGGCCGCTGCCCCGGCCCAGGCCCAGGCCCAGGCCCCGGCCTCCGCGGCGACGGCAGCACAGGCGGCGGCAGCGGCGGAACACCCCGCACCCGCACCCCTGCGCCGCGGAGCCGGCCAGCTGGCGAACGGAATCGGCACCTTCCAGCGGGACACCGCCCCGCTCGTGCGCGACGAGCTGGCCCGGCTGGCCCGCGAGGGGCAGCGGCCCTCGCAGCTCTTCCTCACCTGCGCGGACTCCCGCCTGGTGACCAGCATGATCACGGCCAGCGGCCCGGGCGACCTGTTCACGGTCCGCAATGTCGGCAATCTGGTCCCACTGCCGGGAGCCGAGTCCACGGACGACTCGGTCGCGGCGGCCATCGAGTACGCCGTGGACGTGCTCAAGGTGGACAGCATCACGGTCTGCGGGCACTCGGGCTGCGGGGCGATGCAGGCCCTGCTCAACTCCTCGCCCACGACCCCCATGACCCCGCTGCGCCGCTGGCTGCGGCACGGACTGCCGAGCCTGGAGCGGATGGGCAGCCGCCACCACGCCTGGGCCCGGATCGCCGGCCGGCTGCCGGCGGATGCCGTGGAGCAGCTCTGCCTGACCAATGTGGTGCAGCAGCTGGAGCACCTGCGGGCCCACGAGTCGGTGGCCCGGCGCCTTGCCGAGGGCACCCTGGAGCTGCACGGGATGTACTTCCACGTAGGTGAGGCGCAGGCGTACCTGCTCTCCGAAGGCGAGGACTTCTTCGACTGCCGGGTCTTCGACAGCGTCGGCCAGAACGCCTGA
- a CDS encoding TadA family conjugal transfer-associated ATPase: protein MSAVLLDAVRQRLAESGAEPTPARVAAALRAQGRLLGDTEVLGVAAELRSELVGAGPLETLLDDPEVTDVLVAAPDRVWVDRGGGLELTGVTFEGPDAVRRLAQRLAAVAGRRLDDARPWVDARMPDGTRLHAVLPPVAVGSACLSLRVVRPRAFTLEELVAAGTLPPGGHRLLRDMIEARLSFLVSGGTGTGKTTLLSALLGLVGPGERIVLAEDSAELRPDHPHVVRLETRPANQEGAGLVTLADLVRQALRMRPDRLVVGEVRGAEVADLLAALNTGHEGGCGTVHANAAAHVPARLEALGTAAGLDRAALHSQLAAALTLVIHLVRDREGRRRLAEVHVLERDAAGLVVTVPALRWAARGFVRERGWERLRPLLRGAR, encoded by the coding sequence ATGAGCGCCGTGCTGCTGGACGCGGTGCGCCAGCGGCTCGCCGAGAGCGGGGCCGAGCCGACGCCGGCCCGGGTGGCCGCGGCGCTGCGGGCCCAGGGGCGGCTGCTGGGGGACACGGAAGTGCTGGGTGTCGCTGCCGAGTTGAGGTCCGAGCTGGTCGGCGCGGGCCCGCTGGAGACGCTGCTCGACGACCCGGAGGTCACCGATGTGCTGGTGGCGGCCCCCGACAGGGTGTGGGTGGACCGCGGCGGCGGGCTGGAGCTGACAGGGGTGACCTTCGAAGGCCCCGACGCCGTGCGCAGGCTGGCCCAACGGCTGGCCGCGGTCGCGGGCAGGCGGCTGGACGACGCCCGGCCCTGGGTGGACGCCCGGATGCCGGACGGCACCCGGCTGCATGCGGTACTGCCCCCGGTGGCGGTCGGGTCGGCCTGTCTCTCGCTGCGCGTGGTGCGGCCGCGGGCCTTCACGCTGGAGGAACTCGTGGCGGCGGGCACGCTGCCGCCCGGCGGGCACCGGCTGCTCCGGGACATGATCGAGGCCCGGCTGTCGTTCCTCGTCTCCGGAGGGACCGGCACGGGCAAGACCACCCTGCTCAGTGCCCTGTTGGGGCTGGTGGGCCCCGGTGAGCGGATCGTGCTGGCCGAGGATTCGGCCGAGCTGCGCCCCGATCATCCGCACGTGGTGCGGCTGGAGACCCGGCCGGCCAACCAGGAAGGGGCGGGGCTGGTCACCCTGGCAGATCTCGTCCGGCAGGCGCTGCGGATGCGGCCCGACCGGCTGGTGGTCGGCGAGGTCCGCGGCGCCGAGGTCGCAGACCTGCTGGCCGCCCTGAACACAGGCCACGAAGGAGGCTGCGGGACGGTCCATGCCAATGCCGCCGCCCACGTCCCGGCCCGGCTGGAGGCCCTCGGGACGGCCGCGGGGCTCGACCGGGCCGCCCTGCACAGCCAGTTGGCGGCCGCGCTGACCCTGGTGATCCACCTGGTCAGGGACCGGGAGGGGCGGCGCCGGCTGGCCGAGGTGCACGTGCTGGAGCGGGACGCCGCCGGGCTGGTGGTGACCGTACCGGCGCTGCGCTGGGCCGCGCGGGGTTTCGTACGGGAGCGGGGCTGGGAGCGGCTGCGGCCACTGCTGCGAGGTGCCCGGTGA
- a CDS encoding oxidoreductase yields the protein MSSASDPLTALAGLPGVAESVDSVRKAVDRVYGHRVMRRRGGEITSEAALRGARGSAALSGADWALEEVRRRSDFGSEPEALTVGAALRLTAEAGQLLSIWRQSPLRVLARLHLVASGSTADGDVVGRPRLAGEPVDEPLVNLPLPSADEVAGRLDGLSGLIIAGGSAPALVTAAVVHGELLALRPFGTYNGLVARAAERIVLINSGLDPKAICPAEVGHAEQGREAYLAAFEGYVSGTREGMAAWIAHCGRAIELGVRESTAVCEALQRGAA from the coding sequence ATGAGTAGCGCTTCTGACCCGTTGACCGCGCTGGCCGGGCTGCCGGGTGTCGCCGAGTCCGTGGATTCCGTACGCAAGGCCGTGGACCGGGTCTACGGACACCGGGTGATGCGCCGTCGCGGCGGGGAGATCACCTCGGAGGCCGCGCTGCGCGGCGCCCGCGGGAGCGCGGCGCTGTCCGGCGCCGACTGGGCGCTGGAGGAGGTGCGCCGCCGAAGCGACTTCGGCTCGGAGCCGGAGGCGCTGACGGTGGGCGCGGCGCTGCGGCTGACCGCCGAGGCCGGCCAGCTGCTGAGCATCTGGCGCCAGTCGCCGCTGCGGGTCCTGGCGCGGCTGCACCTGGTGGCCTCGGGCTCTACGGCGGACGGAGACGTCGTGGGCCGGCCCCGCCTCGCGGGCGAACCGGTGGACGAGCCCCTGGTCAACCTGCCGCTGCCGAGCGCGGACGAGGTCGCCGGACGGCTGGACGGTCTCTCCGGCCTGATCATCGCGGGCGGCTCGGCCCCGGCGCTGGTCACAGCGGCGGTGGTGCACGGCGAACTGCTGGCCCTGCGCCCCTTCGGCACCTACAACGGCCTGGTCGCGCGGGCGGCCGAGCGGATCGTCCTGATCAACAGCGGGCTGGACCCCAAGGCGATCTGTCCGGCGGAGGTCGGCCACGCCGAACAGGGGCGCGAGGCTTATCTGGCGGCCTTCGAGGGCTACGTCTCGGGAACCCGGGAGGGGATGGCCGCCTGGATCGCCCACTGCGGCCGGGCGATCGAACTCGGTGTCCGTGAGTCGACGGCGGTCTGCGAAGCCCTACAGCGCGGCGCGGCCTGA
- a CDS encoding ATP-binding protein: MKIAFVGKGGSGKTTLSSLFIRHLAANEAPVVAVDADINQHLGAALGLGEDEAAALPALGAHLPLIKEYLRGSNPRIASAEMMIKTTPPGAGSRLLTVTEDNPVYEACARRLLLDGEPVRLMATGPFTEADLGVACYHSKVGAVELCLNHLVDGPDEYVVVDMTAGSDSFASGMFTRFDVTFLVAEPTRKGVSVYRQYKEYARDFGIALKVIGNKVQGPEDIEFLQDEVGEDLLVTVGHSDWVRAMEKGRPAAFELLEATNRLALQALQDAADDSYALRDWGRYTEQMVGFHLKNAESWGNAKTGVDLADQVDPGFVLHEGLGERGERGRQSERDGQEQSGELTEPRGFGELGELGELVSPRPHPHQPTPQPA, encoded by the coding sequence ATGAAGATCGCTTTCGTGGGAAAGGGCGGCAGCGGCAAGACCACGCTGTCCTCCCTCTTCATCCGCCACCTCGCCGCCAATGAAGCCCCCGTCGTCGCGGTGGACGCCGACATCAACCAGCACCTGGGTGCCGCACTCGGACTCGGTGAGGACGAGGCCGCCGCGCTGCCGGCCCTGGGTGCGCACCTGCCGCTGATCAAGGAGTACCTGCGGGGTTCCAACCCGCGCATCGCGTCCGCCGAGATGATGATCAAGACCACCCCGCCCGGCGCGGGCTCACGCCTCCTGACCGTCACCGAGGACAACCCGGTGTACGAGGCCTGCGCGCGCAGGCTGCTGCTCGACGGGGAGCCCGTACGGCTCATGGCCACCGGGCCGTTCACCGAGGCCGACCTGGGCGTGGCCTGTTACCACTCCAAGGTCGGAGCGGTCGAGCTGTGCCTCAACCATCTGGTCGACGGCCCGGACGAGTACGTCGTCGTCGACATGACGGCCGGCTCCGACTCCTTCGCCTCGGGCATGTTCACCCGCTTCGACGTGACCTTCCTGGTCGCCGAGCCGACCCGCAAGGGCGTCTCCGTCTACCGCCAGTACAAGGAGTACGCGCGGGACTTCGGGATCGCCCTCAAGGTGATCGGCAACAAGGTGCAGGGCCCGGAGGACATCGAGTTCCTCCAGGACGAGGTGGGCGAGGACCTGCTGGTCACCGTCGGGCACTCGGACTGGGTCCGCGCCATGGAAAAGGGCCGGCCGGCCGCCTTCGAGCTGCTGGAGGCGACCAACCGACTGGCCCTCCAGGCCCTCCAGGACGCGGCCGACGACTCCTACGCGCTCCGCGACTGGGGCCGGTACACCGAGCAGATGGTCGGCTTCCACCTCAAGAACGCGGAGAGCTGGGGCAACGCCAAGACCGGGGTCGACCTGGCGGACCAGGTCGACCCCGGTTTCGTCCTGCACGAGGGGCTCGGCGAACGAGGGGAGCGAGGCAGGCAAAGCGAGCGAGACGGGCAGGAGCAGTCCGGCGAACTCACGGAGCCCAGGGGGTTCGGGGAGCTGGGGGAGCTGGGGGAACTCGTCAGCCCTCGTCCGCACCCTCATCAGCCGACTCCTCAGCCTGCTTGA
- a CDS encoding HAD family phosphatase, with protein MVGAYARVVENQPLPHSLPRTAAFFDLDKTVIAKSSTLTFSKSFYQGGLINRRAVLRTAYTQFIFLAGGADHDQMERMREYLSALCKGWNVQQVREIVAEALHDLIDPIIYDEAASLIEAHHTAGRDVVIVSTSGAEVVEPIGEMLGADRVVATRMVVGEDGCFTGEIEYYAYGPTKAEAVRELAESEGYDLSKCYAYSDSATDIPMLEAVGHPHAVNPDRALRREAVAREWPVLVFNRPVRLKQRLPGLSMPARPALVAAAAVGAAAATAGLVWYASRRRASALAAATSA; from the coding sequence ATGGTGGGCGCATATGCTCGGGTCGTGGAAAATCAGCCCTTGCCGCACTCCTTGCCTCGTACCGCAGCCTTCTTCGACCTGGACAAGACGGTCATTGCGAAGTCGAGCACTCTGACGTTCAGCAAGTCCTTCTACCAGGGCGGGCTCATCAACCGGCGAGCCGTGCTGCGCACCGCGTACACGCAGTTCATCTTCCTGGCCGGCGGCGCCGACCACGACCAGATGGAGCGGATGCGCGAGTACCTGTCCGCCCTCTGCAAGGGGTGGAACGTGCAGCAGGTCCGGGAGATCGTCGCGGAAGCCCTGCACGACCTCATCGACCCGATCATCTACGACGAGGCCGCGTCCCTCATCGAAGCCCACCACACGGCCGGCCGCGACGTGGTGATCGTGTCGACCTCCGGCGCGGAGGTCGTCGAGCCGATCGGCGAGATGCTCGGCGCGGACCGGGTCGTCGCCACCCGCATGGTCGTGGGCGAGGACGGCTGCTTCACCGGCGAGATCGAGTACTACGCCTACGGACCCACGAAGGCGGAAGCCGTCCGCGAGCTCGCGGAGTCCGAGGGGTACGACCTCTCGAAGTGCTACGCGTACAGCGACTCGGCCACCGACATCCCGATGCTGGAGGCGGTCGGACACCCGCACGCCGTCAATCCGGACCGGGCGCTGCGCCGGGAGGCGGTGGCACGGGAGTGGCCGGTTCTGGTCTTCAACCGGCCCGTACGGCTGAAGCAGCGGCTTCCGGGGCTGTCGATGCCGGCGCGGCCGGCGCTGGTGGCCGCGGCGGCCGTGGGCGCGGCCGCCGCCACCGCGGGGCTGGTCTGGTACGCGAGCCGACGCCGGGCGAGCGCGCTGGCCGCCGCCACCTCCGCCTGA